The following nucleotide sequence is from Cottoperca gobio chromosome 20, fCotGob3.1, whole genome shotgun sequence.
GGACTGTTGTGCATCCTGAGCAGTGCAGCTGTACAGCGAGGTTTAAAACATGGCCATGCTCATTTCAAAAGAATGTTGGTTTCAGAACTGACTCCCCTTAGACCCTCAAAGATTAATATCAAATATCCGTTTacactttaatttactttgtgTAAATGACAGATGAGCTTGGAAAtgatttttctttaatttacttGGGAGGAGGGATGAAAGAGTCCACCAGAATCTCAGAAAGATAATCTAAAAGTACAGCATTTGATCACATCACACCCGTTCTGAGCTGGATTTATAGAGCAGGATCTCATGGTGTATAAATAGAACGCCCTTTTCAGGTACGTTTCCATGTCATGTCTGCGCATTTCAAGATTTCTCGCGTGTTTAATGTCCGGTTTAAAATTCaaggttaggtttaggaaagcAAGCATGAAATGGAACACATGCATCGTGATAACACACAATGTGACTTAAGAAACAGATGTTATTTATGTGCCACTTGATGATACCTGCTGGTTTATAAGCCCCTAAACCCTGAAACCTCCTGGAAATAGGAACAACTGTTTGATTTCACACTTCTAGATATTTGTCATCGTTACGTAATCTTTGACATTTGTATGTAACTTGATCCTTCATTGCTTACTTACTCCACTTCTTCTCTTCAATCACAAAAGGCTGCGCCTCTTACACTGCCTGCGAAAGAACGTTTCTCTTCCACGCTCTCTGTGATCAGAAAAGATAATTCCCTAGAACACTTCAAATCCAAAATCAGAACCCATTTAGGTCTCTTCTACTACCCTAGCTGGGATGGCTTTGACATGTAAACCTGCTTTTGATAACCCAGTTCCGGGAACCAGAACCAGAAAGTTAAGTTTAAAGTCTTTGGAGCGaagaacaaaagaaatgcacagcAGTTTAAACTCCTTTGTGGCCGGGCTCATACATCTCTGCAGTAATAGTGCGGTCCTTCCTCTGTGCTGATGTTTGTGAGACAAACAGCAGAATTAGGTCAACACAACAGACTGCAACTTAAACACTCCTGCCAACCCTCTGGCCTATAAATATTGTCTATCCTCTATATATGCCAACTAATCATTTGGTTGACCAATTACTTTCAGTGGAGTAACATAATTGCTTCCCTGGCAGTTTTTTCTGTATCGGGAAGTGCTACAATTAAACAAGTAAGGAGGTAGTTGTGATGGGCGGCGGGTGCACGGAGCTggttgataaaaacaaacatgctttGAGTCCCTAAACATGAACACGCTTCGTCCTTCTGCAGCTGCATCCGTGGGTCCTGTAGGAAGTCAATGCTGACGTCTAAATGAACACCGAGCAGCTTCAGCGGCCGTACGTGCCCGCACATCCGACGAGACGTCCCTCAAACAGACTGGGACTCTTGAATCTCGCTTTCATCGCCCGTGCTGCTTCAAACAAACCACGGAGAACTCAGCCAGTCATGCATGTTCATGTGCAATTCCACGTAGCTTTATTACCCTTCATATTATCTTGATGTATCCGCGGGCAGTGCGGCTGAGTACGTGCAGCTTCTTTCAGTAAGATCCGGTTTAATTTTCACATTGTCAGAGAGCAGCGCTGAAAACAAGCAGCACAATCAGCCTCATCGTGCGGCCCGCCGTCTGACCACTTATCATCTGCCTGCATTTATATCTACGGGGAGCAGAGGATACTTTACTCTCTGAAGCACAAATGACCTTACTATAAATATATTGCCGtcagtaatatataataagatcCCTCTGACATTAACTTTCAAGCTGAAGAGATGTTCGTCGAATGTGAAAGTCGGGAATCAAAGTATCTAATTTAGTTGAACTTCTGGTATTAATGTCTCACAAAGCTTCAAGTAAATCATCATCAATAAGAAGGGAGCCTACTCTGATTCTGTCACCGTATTCATATGTGTAGGTAAGGCATgcctgtctttgtttgtgtttgtactgcTTTCAGAAATGTTGCTGTGATTAGTAGCTACTAATTAGCTTTATTCCCATAATTCCCGTGAGAGAACCAGgatgttactgtatttttaacAGTGGATATTTATCAATAATTGTCAAGTCAAGTGTTATTTGAAGCAGCAAAACTTATTGCATTGATTCAAACAGCTTGAActaacctttgacctcctgCTCAAAGAACACAGCAGAGTTCTCCGCCCACACAGGTATAATGTCAAACTCTATAATCGCAGTATCTGCTCTTATATATTGTAACTGAGGATCCGAACAGGTCTGAATCCAAATTATACTGAATTATTTACTGGTTAAAATGTTTCTGGAGCACATTAACTGACTTATTGAAGAATCAATGCATCCACAAGGGGTCGTGAGATGCATTCGAGGACTCGTGAGATGATGGGAGAGTAAGGAATTAGGAGTTGGTTCAGACGGAAGGCGCagattgtaaatgtaaacattagtaTAAAAGTATCTCCGCTTGGTGCACTGAATCTCTGATTCAAATCCAGATTCAAGTCAATTTATTACAATGCCATCACACATAACTTTGCAGTATGTTAAACTAACACAGGTGAACTAAAGCTTCTGCACACAGAGACAAGCGTTACTGTCTGTGTTGCAGCATACAGCCATGTGCTCGCTcaattcttaaaataaagagTAAAAGAATTGTGTATATAAAACAACCAAGTGGATGTGCAGGATTGAAGAATTAAAAGTTGTTTCATTTCGTctctagaggaaaagtcaagcGGTCTCCGAAATCAATATACTTCTCATGCCGTCTTCTTCTTTGGTGCACAGAACATGAAACCATTATAGCTCAACATGCTGTTGGGAGATATTTGGGCGTGATGGTGAAAGAGGAACGATCGTAAGGTCAACGAGTCAACGGGCTCTTCCTCTCTGgagttttatttgtatgtcaaaCCAggcatttagcagacgctcttatccagtgttttgtttggaaggcgtaccactagaccactaggccatcaccacccatacTGTCCAACCTCCACAGACACCACACAGTTTGCACGCAGTAGTGCATCAACAATCCCTCTGGCCTGCAGTTTATGACTGACGCGTCACCAAATACAAGTCATACATTCATTATAAGCCCACAGGTTTGAACCTTCTCTCCTTTGTGTCGTTTTCCTCTCGCAGACGCAGATGTGTTGTTCGCCAGCCTGCTCTTATGCTAGTGTTTGATCATGCAGTGGTGTGAGGATGTAGGAGTGCAGATATAGAacttaataatatatttttaaagatggAAGACAAGACCTCTTGAAGCCTCTCATGTTCCCCAATGTTGCACTGGGCATGCGTTGTTATGGTGACTAAAGCATCCATTAGCTTAACACACAATGCATTgtgcaaattaaattaaaaacaggtCGGGGAAAGGGCTGGAACATGTGCCCACACGATGAACTGCACAGTGATTTAATATATGTTCTGAGCTGCTCCACTCTTCAAATGGCTCATATCGAATGTCCGTCagaattaatatataataataataataataataataataataataacccttCCTCGTAGGAACAGTAGTTTCTGCGTGTGACACATTTCTGTCACACAATTGCTGTTTTAGAGCAAAGGACACTGAATCTTTTACAATTAATTGAAGCTAACAGAGAGGACCTGACTTGGAAGTAAATTCCAGCATTATGTGTCGTGGTTGAGGATGGCAGGAGCAGAGTCAACATGGTGTAATTTGATGGAAGCAGTTCGGTGCACAAATCCCCCGGAGGCCGGCATGATAAGGACGGATGGAGCCAATGAGAGCCATCGCTGAAGCAGCGCTAAAGGTACACATGCAAGGAGAACCTGGAGTAGTGGTGGAGAACAAAGATGCGGCAGCTTTTCCAATGGTAATTAAAGTGTAAAGGATGATTGTCTACTAAAGAGAACGATTGCATTGATCATCGATGCAATCGGTGATTCGTTGGCTGTGGGTGATACATCGAAGGCATTCAGACGAGTCAGTGACACCTGCTCTCTGGATACAAGACGATACCAGTCAGAGGAGCAGCAAGACAAAGCTTCATGTCACTAAGGAGGACTTCAGTTTTAAAGAATATATGGATCAGTTGACAACAACAGTGTGAACTCAATCTACATTTGATGTATGTAGAAAAGTCAACTTGTAATCTGTCATTTGGGCATCACGACCCATCTAAATTCAATACAGTGGGTCAGTTTGGGGCTGATCTGATGAATTCCACTTGTGAAAAATAAGCAGCAATTCTCAATAAACCCTCAAAAACAGTTCTCAGTCTAAATGTCAGAGCTGTCGCTACATCTCAGTGATGCACATATACTCCGTTTGAAATGCCACAGTAATATCGTACATCTCCATTAGTACAGAGAACTTTCTTCTCTTATGTTTTTGTTACCTCCAGTTGCTCTTGGTTCACCCCGTGCACGCTTTATATAACAAACCAGAAACTACAGCTGAGCGTGCACATGTACTCATAGAACTGGAGTTACATCCAGGTAACTACCAAGGCTATTTCATTATTTGTAAACACTaacactgtttttgttctgttattTCCTTCACACAACAGGCTGCTGATATTAAAAGCAAGTTCTTTGCAACCCCTGACGTGACGTGCACGTGACCCGGGCAGCGTGAAGCTCACCCGCTGGGCTGCTGACATTTAGTTCCATTGTGCAGTAAGAAGACAGTAGATGATATTTGGGTGGCTTAGGAGGAAGAGTTCCCCCTGCGGTCAATACGTCCTTGCGTAACATACTGAGAACACCAAATTGCTCCCATTGATCCGGTcaacagtgtgtgaatgtttatcactagtGATGAGCAAGTGGCAGCttgtagcctctgactctgtgtggatgtgtgtgtggattgtgtgtgtgtgtggatgtgtgtggatgtgtgtggatgtgtgtgtggatgtgttgtggatggatgtgtgtgtatgtgtggatggatgtgtgtggatgtgtgtgtggatgtgtgtggatgtgtgtgtggatgtgtgtggatgtgtgtgtgtggattgttgtgtgtgtggatgtgtgtgtgtggatgtgtgtgtgtggatgtgtgtgtgtgtgaggtgtgtgtggaggtgtgtgtggaggtgtgtgtggaggtgtgtgtgggtgtgtgtgtgtggatgtgtgtgtggatgtgtgtgtgtgatgtgtggatgtgtgtgtggatgtgtgtgtggtgtggtggatgtgtgtggatggtgtgtgtgtgtgtggatgtgtgtgtggatgtgtgtgtggatgtgtgtgtggatgtgtgtgtgggtgtgtgtgatgtgtgtgtgtggatgtgtgtgtggatgtgtgtgtagatgtgtgtgtgtgtgtggatgtgtgtgtgtggatgtgtgtgtggatgtgtgtgtggatgtgtgtgtggatgtgtgtgtggatgtgtgtgtgtggatgtgtgtgtggatgtgtgtggtgtgtgtgtgtggatgtgtgtgtgtggatgtgtgtgtgtggatgtgtgtgtgggatgtgtgtgtgtggatgtgtgtgtggatgtgtgtgtggatgtgtgtgtgtggatgtgtgtgtggatgtgtgtggatgtgtgtgtgtggatgtgtgtgtgtggatggtgtgGAtggtgtgtggatgtgtgtgtgtggatgtgtgtgtggatgtgtgtgtgtggtgtggatgtgtgtgtgtggatgtgagtgtggatgtgtgtgtgtggatgtgtgtgtgtggatgtggtgTGGATGgtgtgggatgtgtgtgtgtggatgtgtgtgtgggatgtgtgtgtggatgtggtgtggatgtgtgtgtggatgggtgtggattgtgtgtgtggatgtgtgtgtggatggtgtgtgtgtggatgtgtgtgtggctgtgtgtgtggatgtgtgtgtggatttgtgtgtgggatgtgtgtgtgtggattgtgtgtgtggatggtgtgtggtgtgtgtggatgtgtgtgtggatgtgtgtgtggatgtgtgtgtggatgtgtgtgtggatgtgtgtgtggatgtgtgtgtgtggatgtgtgtgtgtggatgtgtgtgtggatgtgtgtgtgtggatgtgtgtgtggatgtgtgtgtggatgtgtgtgtgtggatgtgtgtgtggatgtgtgtggatgtgtgtgtggatgtgtgtgtggatgtgtgtgtgtggatgtgtgtgtgtggatgtgtgtgtgtggatgtgtgtgttatatttgtAAAAGATTTGTAATTCTACTTCCTACATCCCTTACTGCCTGGTGGCAGACATCACATGCTTCATGTTGCTTTATTATAGCAGTAAAGATGTAGACAAAACAGTTTCTCAATTCATCCGCTTCTTTTCATTTACATCAATGATTTATTGATTCAATGGCAAAGGACGTTCCTTCATCAGAAACATTGAACGCACCCAGAGTTAAATTATTCACCATGTTTGAAAACCTTGAGGCCAGTTttctagcacacacacatttcagtttcCCAAACCTACCTGTTGTTGCCGTTCTgcgtgtgtaaatgtatttctttccaGTGATATCAGAATAAATGGACATTCATGTGTATCTCTACGTGTTATATAAGTGCAGTTGCTTATGAGTGTGACGTTGAGGAATTGCGTGCTTTGTGTAAAAGTTAAAGTCCGCGCTGCGAAGGAAAGCAAACAGAGCTGTTGCTGAGGTGGCAGTATGATTTATTCAAGTTACTTTGCAGCGGGGATTCGGTGACACAGAGGATGCATTGGTCAAGCAAACAGCATCATATCGGCAAACACGAATCACATTCCAGGCAAAGCTTTTAACAGAAAACGTGACGTCCATATGCAGctcttttgttgtgttttgttacgAGCTTTGAAATGCACTTTGAGTTTAAAAAGGCATACATAAATAAGGCAATATTGAAAATAGCAATCAAGACTAATTACATCATTTGGTCAAATACTGTCACAGAGGATAAGGTTGCTATGTACATCACAGTGCGTTATATTTAAGGCGAGGAAATAAGCAACAAGTTACACAACACATACATTCAGTCAAATCTTCCTTTTACATAAACATGATGAAAAATAGATCTCTGTGTGGTCACACGTACATGCTGAGAGTGAGAGCGACCCGCGTGTGCAAATGTGCACGTATATCTACACAAAGCACAAATTCACAAGAAGAATAGTGACGGGTGCGTTTGCTCAGATACAAATCATGATTTGCAAACATTTAAGCAGCTTTGTGTTCATCGCTGGGATAAAAGTCTCTTTTGTGCTGCCCTGCGTCACAGCGGGGAACCAGAGGTGACAGTCTAGGAAAACTGCATCCCTGATCAGGTAGTGTATACAACTGCCATCATCGACGGGAACATACACGAGAGGAAACGTTCAACGTCACCCTGAAtacttttcacatttttctaaaGGTGCATATGaacaaaaaaatcaataaatgtttaaatacattctGTACTGAAGGCATGTAAATACCCTCAttactgtaaatatgtaaagCGTCTGTACCACCCTGCCCGTTAGATCCCAGTCAATTAATGTCACGCGTGAGCTTCAGAAACAGCGGCTGGTTGATGTGTTTGCTGCGTGACATCTCAGCAGCTCAGTCAGCTGTTTCTTGCTTGAGCTCTTGTGTTGTGATTGCCATAAGTATCTAGTTTGATCTCGGTGTTCTTATCCTTTTAGAAAAGCACACGTAAGTAGTCCTGTTTCCTCCCGTGTTAtctttctgttgttttacaCTCAACTTAAAAAGATTGCTTCCTCTGTGAAACAGGTAAAGTGGAGCAAGTGCtcccttcatctcctccttcaTTATTGGCACATAACACACGAGGGAAGTCAGTGAGGTGTACATTAACTGTGATGTAAGACATGGAGGTAGTCTGTCACATCCTATGCTAACCTCTTTGCTAGATATCCAGAGAATCACACACTGTGTCATGTAGGTTCCTCTGCACAACAGCTGTGACATTTAAGTGCCATAACACATTTAGGTACATTAAGATAACCGACGGTGGTATTTCTCATTTAGTTTGACAGTGAACAgcgtgtgtgtggatgtgtgtgtgtcgagagTGTGCTCTGCAGACGGCCAAGACttcagaagaagaaaggatTTGTAAAAGAACTACGCTTTGGGCATGTGCGTTACATACTGTACACGGTGGAAACATTTACTTCAAATTGCACTTTAGAACAAAGTTTACTACgaaacaaaaaaagcacatgTCTACAGAGGGATTACGAGGTATTTGTAAACCTACCTCTTCAGCGACCTGAAAGCAAAGGCAAGCGCTCAACTTATCAATCATTTACAGGCACAGCAGAGCCACATGAGTCCACAGTGATTACAGCTCAAAACCTCAAAGTCCCTGTCGGCCGAGTTTCATTGAAATTGCTGATTGTAGCTCAGGGTCGCAGCTCACACGCACAAGAGAGCGTGAGAGCAGCAGAAAATCTCTTTGAAGGTTTTCCTCATCTCTTGGCTGCGAAAGGCGTAGATGATGGGGTCAATGACGGAGTTGcacatgatgaggatgaggtACATGTTGAAGTGGGACATGAAGCAGGTGCAGTAGGGGTTCCTGGGGCAAGTGATCATGAGGATGAGGTGGAGGAAAAAGGGTGCCCAGCACACCACGAACACCCCGAGGAGGATGGTGAGGGTGATGGCGCCCTTCATGTTGGCTCGCTGGTGGATGGGCGCGTTGCCCGACAGCGCCGCAATCCGCTTCATGTGCAAGCGTGCCAATAGGAACATGTGGACGTACAGCGACGCCATGAGCACCAGCATGGTGAAGAACATGGTGATGAGGCAGATGAGCACGGTGGTGCTCTCCGAGTAGATGATGAACAGGATGCCGGACACGGTGCAGCACGTCCAGATGCTGCTGATGACCAACATCGCCCTTCGTAGGGTGACAATGTTGTGGTATCGCAGCGCATAGAAGATGGTGATGTAGCGGTCGATGGCGATGGCCAGCAAGCTGCAGATGGATGCTAACAGAGAGCTACAGATCAAAGAGTCAAACACGTTATCCATGCTTTTGATCAACGTGACGGGGATGGTCAGGCTGCCGCCGTTGATGAGCGCTATGACGATAGTCTCGCAGGCGTTGGAGACACTGACAAGCATGTCAGCAACAGCGAGGCTGCAAATAAAAAAGTACATGGGCGAGTGAAGGTTCTTGTTTTTGACTATAGCGGTAACAACCAGGATGTTCTCCAGCAGGCTGATGATGCCCAGCGTGAGGAAGACCTCTGTGGAAATGAGTAGCTGTTCGTAGCATCCTGAAGACGAGTCCTTCTCCTTGGCTGACGAGTCTTGGTTAAGTGGCGAAATACCAGAGGTTCGGCTCCTGTTGTGGTAGCCTTGGATCAATCCATGGTGCTCTGTGGTGTTCAtcatttctcctttcttcttttcccGTTGTTATTGGTCCATCTGGTTCGTCGGTGTTAAAATCTCAACATGTGCGTTTCTCCGTTATCCTCATTTTCTGGATGAAAACCTCGACACCCTTGAAGGGGAACGAAAAAAATCTTCCTTCATCGCCGAGTCTCACCAAGAAAGGCAATCTTCTTcaaacatctgctgctgctgctgctgctgttactctCAGTCAAAAACAATCCCACcgctctcctctcatctcataGAGGTGCACTAGATGTgagaaagatgaagaggaaggagtgGAGCAGAAAGGTGCGTGCAGGAAGGAGCATGTGGGAGACTGATTAACAGTGAGCGGGAACATGAGAGGCAGAGCGATCACAGCGTAGCAGCTCGTTGTGTGAGTGCAGGCACATCATCACTTAGTAAGCTACTGGTCTCCAccctctgtctatctctcctctattataccaggcacacacacacacacacacacaccccccccccccccacacacacacacacacacacacacagacacacacacacacacagacacagacacacacacacacagacacagacacacacagacacacagacacacacacacagacacacacacacagacacacacacacacacacacacacacacacacacacacacacacacacacacacacacacacacccacccctGTAGTTGTTTGTCCTATCTGCTGGCTGATAAAGTGGAAGGAGGAGCAAAGTTGGTCTTGACGCATGAAccagcaaacaaaaaacaatataagaAACTTGGTGCAACGAATTATAGAGTTTGCTGCAACTTGAAGActgaactttaaacattacattggaAATTCCAGTTGTGGAAGAAATACTCAGTGTCTCAATGTGAAGGTTAGGACATTTACAATTCTTTACATCTGTCAGGAAAGGGACAATACAAACATAATGCTTTATTTATGCTCTAACGTCATCTGTGTAAAGTGAAGTatgtcatttatatatatatatatattttttttttttttatatatatataatatatatatataaatatatatatatatatatatatatatgtatatatatatatatatatatgtatatatatatatatatgtatatatatatatatatatatatatataaatatatatatatatatatatatattaaaaactaTTTGTAAAGTTTAGACGACAGCACTGGCCGTTTTGCTAATGacaaaactaaattaattaaatctgCTGACCAAGAAATCGatgaatgtattttaaagtgtcCATGTTGTGGTTACAACATTGACAATATCCCAAATGATTCTGTTTCAGTTTATCATTTCAAATCAATACCTAATAAACATACTGTAACACAAGCTGCTGTCTCATGAAAAAACCTTTCAAAGTGGATTTCAGTGCTAATGCAGATCATCTTCAGTGAAAGGACAGTCACTGTCATGGGAATTATTCATATCAGTATACAGACCAAACATCAATTGATCTTTAGGAGGCAGAGCAGCACTCACAGTGTGCTAATTGTCTTTTTATTCCAATTATCGGGTCCCAGTATTAGTACAAACTGTAATTGCCTTTATAAGCACATAAGTAATTATGTAGTAATTATTGTCACAAAATCTTCATTCCTGGGGTGAATACAAAGTATTTGAAGTACATAATGATGTACTTATCATAATGTAACTGTGACCTACAGTATATTTCTCCAGAAGCATGCTCttgaagaacacacacaaatgtagcCACACATGACAGACACAAGGTTTCACTAACTGCATGTGGGACTAACTGGAGAGTGCAACACacttgaaaagaaaacacccaCACCAAAGTTCCAGGACATAAACTTcaacatataaaaataatacaaaatcatagtaccttataaaccaactagagcattgcgctcgcagactgcagggttacttgtagttcctagagtctctaagagtacaatgggagccagagccttcagctatcaagctcctctccagtggaaccagcttccagtttgtgttcgggaggcagacacactctccacatttaagagcaggctaaagactttcctttttgataaagcttatagttagggctggctcaggcttgccttggatcagcccctagttatgctgctatagacttagactgtcgggggacacctccctgctctccttctcttcctctctcctcccctccctctcttcttctccctctctatctgtatgca
It contains:
- the mc4r gene encoding melanocortin receptor 4 — encoded protein: MMNTTEHHGLIQGYHNRSRTSGISPLNQDSSAKEKDSSSGCYEQLLISTEVFLTLGIISLLENILVVTAIVKNKNLHSPMYFFICSLAVADMLVSVSNACETIVIALINGGSLTIPVTLIKSMDNVFDSLICSSLLASICSLLAIAIDRYITIFYALRYHNIVTLRRAMLVISSIWTCCTVSGILFIIYSESTTVLICLITMFFTMLVLMASLYVHMFLLARLHMKRIAALSGNAPIHQRANMKGAITLTILLGVFVVCWAPFFLHLILMITCPRNPYCTCFMSHFNMYLILIMCNSVIDPIIYAFRSQEMRKTFKEIFCCSHALLCV